In one Pseudomonas sp. R84 genomic region, the following are encoded:
- a CDS encoding helix-turn-helix domain-containing protein, with protein MKRKSLQGNACPVARTLDLIGDWWSLLIIRDALDGIRRFNDFQKSLDIAKNMLSARLKGLVEQGILQALPAADGGAYKEYVLTERGKALQTVIVALSQWGGEFMYAPGEPGSVMVDAKNRQPIRKLTLTAADGRVLAPEDVATRLGVEH; from the coding sequence GTGAAACGCAAAAGTTTGCAGGGCAATGCCTGCCCGGTGGCCCGGACGCTGGACCTGATCGGCGACTGGTGGTCACTGCTGATCATTCGTGACGCGCTGGACGGGATTCGCCGTTTCAATGATTTTCAGAAGAGTCTGGATATCGCCAAGAACATGCTCAGCGCGCGCCTCAAAGGGCTGGTGGAGCAGGGGATCCTGCAAGCGCTGCCTGCGGCCGATGGCGGCGCGTATAAGGAATACGTGCTGACTGAGCGCGGCAAAGCCTTGCAGACGGTGATCGTCGCGCTGTCGCAGTGGGGTGGTGAATTCATGTATGCGCCGGGTGAGCCGGGTTCGGTGATGGTCGATGCGAAGAATCGTCAGCCGATTCGCAAGCTGACCTTAACGGCGGCCGATGGCCGCGTGCTGGCCCCCGAGGACGTCGCCACACGACTGGGTGTTGAACACTGA
- a CDS encoding alpha/beta hydrolase — protein sequence MSTFTTQDGTDIYYKDWGSGKPVLFSHGWPLDADMWEYQMEYLSSRGYRTIAFDRRGFGRSDQPWTGYDYDTFADDIAQLINHLDLRDVTLVGFSMGGGDVSRYIARHGSERVAGLVLLGAVTPLFGKKADFPQGVDTSVFDGIKAGLLQDRAQFIADFAAPFYGTNQGQKVSDGVLTQTLNVALLASLKGTVDCVTAFSETDFRPDMAKIDVPTLVIHGDGDQIVPLETTGKQAAAQIKGAELKVYAGAPHGFAVTHAQALNEDLLAFLKR from the coding sequence ATGAGCACCTTCACCACGCAAGACGGCACCGATATCTACTACAAGGATTGGGGCAGCGGTAAACCCGTGCTGTTCAGCCACGGCTGGCCGCTGGATGCCGACATGTGGGAATACCAGATGGAATACCTGAGCAGCCGTGGCTATCGCACCATTGCCTTCGATCGCCGCGGTTTCGGTCGTTCCGACCAGCCGTGGACCGGTTATGACTACGACACTTTCGCCGATGACATCGCGCAACTGATCAATCATCTGGACCTGCGCGACGTGACGTTGGTGGGCTTCTCGATGGGCGGCGGCGACGTCAGCCGCTACATCGCCCGACATGGCAGCGAGCGGGTCGCCGGGCTGGTGTTGCTGGGCGCGGTGACGCCGTTGTTCGGCAAGAAAGCCGATTTCCCGCAGGGCGTCGACACCTCGGTGTTCGACGGCATCAAGGCCGGCCTGCTGCAGGATCGCGCGCAGTTCATTGCGGATTTCGCTGCGCCGTTCTATGGCACCAATCAGGGCCAGAAAGTATCTGACGGCGTGCTCACACAAACCCTGAATGTCGCCCTGCTAGCGTCGCTCAAAGGCACGGTGGATTGCGTAACCGCGTTCTCGGAAACCGACTTCCGTCCGGACATGGCGAAAATCGATGTACCGACGCTGGTGATCCATGGCGACGGCGATCAGATCGTGCCGCTCGAAACCACCGGCAAACAGGCTGCTGCACAAATCAAAGGCGCCGAGTTGAAGGTCTACGCAGGAGCGCCACACGGCTTTGCGGTGACACATGCGCAGGCCTTGAATGAGGATTTGCTAGCGTTTCTCAAACGCTGA
- the argE gene encoding acetylornithine deacetylase: MNSVELLKALVAFDTTSRESNLQLIEFVRNYLAGFDVPCALIYNDERSKANLFATIGPVDQPGIVLSGHTDVVPVDGQPWTLPPFELTERDGKVFGRGTADMKGYIACVLALVPSLVKTPLRMPVHIALSYDEEVGCLGVRSLLKVLQQRPIKPLLCIIGEPTELKPVLGHKGKLAMRCDVHGHPCHSAYAPLGVNAIEYAAELIAELGRLGQQLKAPEHHDARFDPPYSTVQTGVISGGKALNIVPTDCRFDFEIRALPSQDPILVAEALQAYAEREVLPRMRAVSAQSDIRFSALSAYPGLATDAQSQAAELISAFCGSKDFGTVAFGTEGGLFDAVGIPTVVCGPGSMDQGHKPDEFVSLDQLQACDQMLQRMLAFIRA; this comes from the coding sequence ATGAACAGCGTCGAGTTGCTCAAAGCGTTGGTGGCGTTCGACACCACCAGCCGTGAATCCAACTTGCAGTTGATCGAATTCGTTCGCAATTACCTCGCGGGTTTCGACGTGCCGTGCGCGCTGATCTATAACGATGAGCGCAGCAAAGCCAACCTGTTCGCCACGATCGGCCCGGTGGATCAACCGGGCATTGTGCTGTCCGGGCATACCGATGTGGTGCCGGTCGATGGCCAGCCGTGGACGCTGCCGCCGTTCGAACTGACGGAACGCGACGGCAAAGTATTCGGGCGCGGTACCGCAGACATGAAGGGTTATATCGCCTGCGTGCTCGCCCTGGTGCCGTCACTGGTTAAAACGCCGCTGCGCATGCCGGTGCACATTGCCTTGTCCTATGACGAAGAAGTCGGCTGCCTCGGAGTACGTTCGCTGCTCAAGGTCTTGCAGCAACGTCCGATCAAACCGTTGCTGTGCATCATCGGCGAGCCGACCGAACTGAAACCGGTGCTCGGCCACAAGGGCAAACTGGCAATGCGCTGCGATGTGCATGGCCATCCGTGCCATTCGGCCTATGCCCCGCTCGGGGTCAACGCGATTGAATACGCCGCCGAACTGATCGCTGAACTGGGCCGCCTCGGCCAGCAGTTGAAAGCGCCGGAGCATCACGATGCGCGCTTCGATCCGCCCTACAGCACGGTGCAGACCGGTGTGATCAGCGGCGGCAAAGCCTTGAATATCGTCCCGACCGATTGCCGTTTCGATTTCGAAATCCGCGCCCTGCCCTCACAGGACCCGATCCTCGTTGCCGAAGCGCTGCAAGCCTATGCCGAGCGCGAAGTGCTACCGCGTATGCGAGCGGTCAGTGCGCAGAGTGATATTCGCTTCAGCGCCTTGTCGGCGTATCCGGGGTTGGCCACTGATGCGCAAAGTCAGGCCGCCGAGTTGATTTCGGCTTTTTGCGGTTCGAAGGATTTCGGCACTGTGGCGTTCGGAACTGAAGGCGGTCTGTTTGATGCTGTCGGCATTCCGACCGTTGTCTGCGGGCCCGGTAGCATGGATCAGGGCCACAAACCCGATGAGTTTGTCAGCCTCGATCAGTTGCAGGCTTGCGATCAGATGCTCCAGCGCATGCTTGCGTTTATCAGAGCTTGA
- a CDS encoding DUF4880 domain-containing protein → MTPSDRNEMDEDISLQAADWCMRLHDDECSPAVRQDFQRWVQLDPRHAFEYAKMLEIWDLSGQLPDEPETAKKLLTGHGLALERKREI, encoded by the coding sequence ATGACCCCTTCCGACCGCAACGAAATGGACGAAGACATCTCTCTGCAAGCCGCCGATTGGTGCATGCGTCTGCACGATGATGAGTGTTCGCCGGCTGTACGCCAGGATTTCCAGCGCTGGGTACAACTCGACCCGCGCCACGCTTTCGAATACGCCAAAATGCTCGAGATCTGGGATCTCAGCGGCCAATTGCCGGATGAACCCGAGACGGCGAAAAAACTCCTCACCGGTCATGGTCTGGCGCTTGAGCGCAAGCGTGAAATTTAA
- a CDS encoding RidA family protein, with protein sequence MSQPTHTRIRMFNTKDTYPNQTLDNDLCQAVRAGNTVYVRGQVGTDFDGNLIGLGDPRAQAEQAMRNVKQLLEEAGSDMSHIVKTTTYLIDPRYREAVYGEVGKWLKGVFPISTGLVVSALGQPQWLMEIDVIAVIPE encoded by the coding sequence ATGAGCCAGCCAACCCACACTCGCATCCGCATGTTCAACACCAAAGACACCTACCCCAACCAGACGCTGGACAACGATTTGTGCCAGGCCGTGCGCGCCGGCAACACGGTGTATGTGCGCGGTCAGGTCGGCACTGATTTCGACGGCAATCTGATCGGTCTTGGCGATCCGCGCGCGCAGGCTGAACAAGCGATGCGCAACGTCAAGCAACTGCTCGAAGAAGCCGGCAGCGACATGAGTCATATCGTCAAGACCACGACGTACCTGATCGACCCGCGTTATCGCGAAGCGGTGTATGGCGAAGTCGGCAAATGGCTCAAGGGTGTGTTCCCGATTTCAACCGGACTGGTGGTGTCGGCGCTGGGGCAGCCGCAGTGGTTGATGGAGATTGATGTGATTGCGGTGATTCCTGAGTAA
- a CDS encoding DUF1028 domain-containing protein, with translation MTFSIAARCAETGQFGVAISSSSIAVGARCPWLLPGVGAVSSQNITLPSLGPEVLALMEQGLAPDDALDKVLTRNGYSQYRQITAINHLGQTAHFSGAQTLGIHNAVSGEQCVAAGNMLAGRSVIEAMVSAFEGGEGQLADRLLQALHAAQALGGEAGPVHSAAVVVVGEQTWPIVNLRVDWADEDPIGQLQKLWDAYEPQLQDYIDRALDPAKAPGYGVAGDNR, from the coding sequence ATGACCTTTTCAATCGCAGCCCGCTGCGCGGAAACCGGCCAGTTCGGTGTCGCCATCAGTTCCTCCAGCATCGCCGTCGGCGCGCGCTGCCCGTGGCTGCTGCCGGGTGTTGGCGCGGTGTCGAGCCAGAACATCACTCTGCCGTCCCTCGGCCCGGAAGTCCTCGCTTTGATGGAACAAGGCCTGGCACCCGACGATGCGCTGGACAAAGTCCTCACGCGCAACGGCTACAGCCAGTACCGTCAGATCACCGCGATCAACCACCTCGGCCAGACCGCACATTTCAGCGGTGCGCAAACCCTCGGCATACACAACGCCGTCAGCGGCGAACAGTGCGTCGCCGCTGGCAACATGCTCGCCGGGCGTTCGGTCATCGAAGCGATGGTCAGTGCCTTTGAGGGCGGCGAAGGTCAACTCGCTGATCGCCTGCTCCAAGCCCTGCACGCCGCGCAAGCACTCGGTGGCGAAGCCGGCCCGGTGCATTCGGCCGCTGTCGTGGTAGTCGGCGAACAGACCTGGCCGATCGTCAACCTGCGCGTCGACTGGGCTGATGAAGACCCGATCGGTCAGTTGCAAAAGCTCTGGGATGCCTACGAGCCGCAGCTTCAGGACTACATCGACCGCGCCCTCGATCCGGCCAAAGCGCCGGGTTATGGCGTGGCCGGTGATAACCGATGA
- a CDS encoding LysR family transcriptional regulator, giving the protein MAAYNLRQLKYFVTTADCGSVAEASRKLYIAQPSVSTAIKHLEESFGVQLFIRHHAQGVSLTPSGSRFYRKALELLRVAHEFEQNALADNDVVAGQIDIGCFETVAPLYLPRLIAGFKARWPGVEIRIRDGEQQELVQALTAGSIDVAMLFEHDLDSTIETAPLMPPQQPYALLPASHRFAQQAKVSLDDLVLEPMILLDVVPSRTYFVSIFEERGLTPNIVFSSPSIEMVRGMVGNGFGFSILVTKPFSDYTYDGQQVVCVPLAENVTGSGLSAAWLRRVQLTKPAQLFVDHCREELAREHP; this is encoded by the coding sequence ATGGCTGCCTACAACCTGCGTCAGCTCAAATACTTCGTCACCACGGCCGACTGCGGCAGCGTCGCCGAAGCCTCGCGCAAGCTGTACATCGCGCAGCCGTCGGTCTCCACGGCCATCAAGCACCTGGAGGAAAGCTTCGGCGTGCAGTTGTTCATCCGCCATCACGCTCAAGGCGTCTCTCTGACGCCCAGCGGTTCGCGGTTCTATCGCAAGGCGCTGGAGCTGCTGCGCGTGGCTCACGAATTCGAGCAGAACGCGCTGGCCGACAATGATGTGGTCGCGGGGCAGATCGATATCGGCTGTTTCGAAACCGTTGCTCCGCTGTACCTGCCGCGTCTGATCGCCGGGTTCAAGGCGCGTTGGCCGGGGGTGGAAATCCGCATTCGTGATGGCGAGCAACAAGAACTGGTGCAGGCCCTGACCGCTGGCAGCATCGACGTGGCGATGCTGTTCGAACACGATCTGGACAGCACTATCGAAACTGCGCCGCTGATGCCGCCGCAACAGCCTTACGCGTTGCTGCCGGCCAGCCACCGCTTCGCGCAACAGGCGAAAGTCTCGCTGGATGATCTGGTGCTGGAACCGATGATCCTGCTCGACGTGGTGCCGAGCCGCACCTATTTCGTGAGTATCTTCGAAGAGCGCGGGCTGACGCCGAACATCGTCTTCAGCTCACCGTCGATCGAGATGGTGCGCGGCATGGTCGGCAATGGTTTCGGCTTTTCGATTCTGGTGACCAAACCGTTCAGCGACTACACCTACGACGGTCAGCAAGTCGTCTGTGTGCCGCTGGCGGAAAACGTCACCGGTTCGGGCTTGTCGGCGGCCTGGTTGCGTCGTGTGCAATTGACCAAACCGGCGCAGTTGTTTGTCGATCATTGCCGCGAAGAACTGGCCCGAGAGCACCCGTGA
- a CDS encoding NAD(P)/FAD-dependent oxidoreductase encodes MTPEIIKTDTLIVGAGQAGVAMSEHLSKLGVPHLVLERNRIAERWRTGRWDSLVANGPAWHDRFPGLEFDDVDPDGFAPKERVADYFEAYAKKFNAPIRTGVEVKSVVRNVGRPGFTVETSEGVIEANRVVAATGPFQKPVIPAIAPQDERLLQIHSADYRNPQQLPAGAVLVVGAGSSGVQIADELQRSGKQVYLSVGAHDRPPRAYRNRDFCWWLGVLGEWDQAAMKPGREHVTIAVSGAHGGRTIDFRGLAHRGMTLVGVTESFNKGVVSFKQDLVGNLTRGDENYLALLDAADAYIERNGLDLPEEPEARETYPDPECVKNPLADLDLAKAGVTSIIWATGFAVDYSWLQVAAFDDKGKPVHQRGVSSEPGVYFLGLPWQSRRGSSFIWGVWHDAKHVADHIATQRKYLDYRDAEQREAELHQNTHSKATDTVDA; translated from the coding sequence ATGACCCCTGAAATAATAAAAACAGACACGTTGATCGTGGGTGCCGGCCAGGCAGGCGTCGCCATGAGCGAGCACCTGAGCAAACTCGGCGTGCCGCACCTTGTGCTGGAGCGCAATCGCATCGCCGAACGCTGGCGCACCGGGCGCTGGGACTCGCTGGTCGCCAACGGCCCGGCGTGGCACGACCGCTTCCCGGGCCTGGAATTCGATGACGTCGATCCCGACGGTTTCGCCCCGAAAGAACGTGTAGCCGACTACTTCGAAGCCTATGCGAAGAAATTCAATGCACCGATCCGCACCGGTGTTGAGGTGAAAAGCGTGGTGCGCAATGTCGGTCGCCCGGGTTTCACCGTCGAGACCTCCGAAGGTGTAATCGAAGCCAACCGCGTAGTCGCCGCGACCGGGCCGTTCCAGAAACCGGTGATCCCGGCGATTGCCCCGCAAGACGAACGTCTGCTGCAAATCCACTCCGCCGACTACCGCAACCCGCAGCAATTGCCGGCAGGCGCGGTGCTGGTGGTCGGTGCCGGTTCTTCCGGTGTGCAGATCGCCGATGAGCTACAACGTAGCGGCAAGCAGGTTTACCTGTCGGTCGGCGCTCACGACCGCCCGCCTCGCGCTTATCGCAACCGGGATTTCTGCTGGTGGCTGGGTGTGCTCGGCGAGTGGGATCAAGCGGCGATGAAACCCGGTCGCGAGCACGTGACCATCGCAGTCAGTGGTGCCCATGGCGGTCGCACCATCGATTTCCGTGGTCTGGCCCATCGCGGCATGACCCTGGTTGGCGTTACCGAGTCGTTCAATAAAGGCGTGGTGAGTTTCAAGCAGGACCTCGTCGGCAACCTTACTCGCGGCGACGAAAACTACCTGGCGCTGCTGGATGCTGCCGATGCCTACATCGAGCGTAACGGCCTCGATCTGCCGGAAGAACCGGAAGCGCGCGAAACCTATCCGGATCCCGAGTGCGTGAAAAACCCATTGGCCGATCTCGATCTGGCCAAGGCTGGCGTGACCTCGATCATCTGGGCCACCGGGTTCGCCGTGGATTACTCCTGGCTGCAAGTCGCCGCGTTCGACGACAAGGGCAAGCCTGTGCATCAGCGTGGCGTGTCGAGTGAGCCGGGGGTGTATTTCCTTGGTCTGCCGTGGCAGTCGCGTCGTGGCTCGTCGTTTATCTGGGGTGTTTGGCACGACGCCAAACACGTCGCCGATCACATCGCCACCCAGCGCAAGTATCTGGACTACCGCGATGCCGAGCAGCGTGAAGCGGAGTTGCACCAGAACACCCACAGCAAAGCTACCGACACCGTCGACGCTTGA